The segment TATCCTGTGTGAAATGTCTAATGATGGCAGCATAACAAAAAGTATATACTATAACTGTTTAATTTTCCCTTATTTGGTCAAACTGAATTTCAAGGGAACATGTATGGTGATCACTGTGTTGTGAATGGAGTGGGAATGGTGACGTTTCAGGTTCTCTGTGATAATGTTGTGATATTTGCCACTAGTTTGCTAAGATGAGTTGGACATTTCCTTATCAGTTTCCAAAATATATTAATTTAGGTGGGattacaataaaaaaaattgtatgtcATATCAATGCTACCCATAAAAAGGAAAAAGCTGACAAATGTTAATCACTccatctttttctctctctcgctatcagAACTTTggacaaaatgtggaataggatATTTTTTTGTGGACTGGTGGTCTGTCTCATCTGCCTTACTGACCAGACTCAGGTAAGAACACAGTCAGTCAACACTGATAAACAGAGAAACATATTATTCCTTTAAACCTGTGAGTAACCATTACTTATCTACTGGTTTGTACAGGGCCAGAAAACACCTTTAGTTGTTCAAGGTAAgtgttctttttttttatttgtttaacttgCATTGTAAACACAAGAGACAGACATTTTTAACCTGTCCATTACCTTTTTCAATACCTtattgtgtatgtgcatgtgttttTGCGTGTTTCAGGGATAGATTGCACACAAATCAAAATTCTCTCCCCCCGAGCCACCAGTGGAGTGTATGTCATTCAGCCTGCAGGAGTCACATCCCCCTTTAAGGTATGGAAACATCCAAATATTTAGGCCAGGTACTACATTTACTTTTCTCATTTGGTTACACAACCACACAGGGGCAGTAAAGCTTAGCTACAGAATGTTGAAGGTGTCGCCAGGCTTGCCAGAGTTACTGGAGTTCCACAGGGTTTCATTCTTGGACTGTTTTTGTTCACAACAAAACAATTTGTTGATTCAAAAGTACATTTATATTGTATACAGGTGTATTGTGAGATGCTGGCGGACGGAGGCTGGACAGTCTTTCAAATGCGCACCGGGGCAGAGGTTCTTTTCAACAAGATGTGGGCTGAATACGAACAAGGCTTTGGGCATTTACAGAGTAAGGAAGGTTCCCTCTGAGCACCACATATTCCCCCAGCAACTGATACTGAGAACTGTGTAGTTTGCTGAGCCAATGTTagacaattgaaatacatttttatCTATAATGCTCATGTTTACTTCTAAGTCAACTTATCATGGAGGGTTCCCGATACTGCAGTGCATTTACGTTGAGTACGTTTTCCTCAATTCAGTTCTCTTCCCTGTTGTTTCCTAGAGGACCACTGGCTGGGTCTGAGTAAGGTGTTTGCTCTAACCAAGGGGGGCAAGGGGCGGAGATCGACTATGCGGGTCGACCTGTGGGACTTTGAAGGGGGCACCGCCTTTGCTGAGTACAGCGACTTCCGTCTGGGCAGGGAGAATGAGGCCTACAAGCTGAACGTTGGAGCCTACAGGGGCAACGCAGGTAATGGTGAATTTCAACAGCACAAGGTGACAGTGGTCATATTATTTACTTCAGTGTTATAGTTTATTCACATTTGGTGGCAGCAATGGGACCTCTACACATTACACATATGTGTCATATGATATGTATGCTGGGTTGATATTCTTAAATGTTGTATGCCTTTGAAGTCAATACAATTACGAGTGAATTAGAAGTAGAACTGATGTACTCTCTCTTCATCACTCCCTGTCTCTCCGTAGGTGATGCCATCCGTGGGAAATACGCCGGCATTGACCAGAATGGTTTTGGCTTCAGCACAACCGACAAGGACAATGATGGCTGCTCGCCCTGCATCTTTGGCGACATCGCCGAGAACACATGCAGCTTctcggagggaggaggagggtggtggtacAGCCGCTGTGGCTCTGCCAGCCTGAACGGAGACTGGCACCCTGCCGGCGAACACATCGGCTGGGCCTCCGGCCTCCACTGGGAGACCTGGAAAGGACCTGCCCCATACTCAGCCCGAGCCAGCCCCATGATGATCAAGTCTGTGTGAGGCCACGTCTCAATACATCTGAAATGGTTTCCTAGGCCTATGTCTCCTTTCCTTTATGACCACCGGTCTGAGAAGCACCTGGCAGTGTGGCACAGTAGTGGGCATGAGTAGAGGAAGCCATTAAAAGAACTGGAACACACACAGCTATGTGTTCCATGGAGTGATGCCTGCATTCCGTGCCATATTGTTTTAGCTTGAATGGTCTGTTTATTTGGGCATGTTGTCCAATCAACACACTGTATTTGCGCTTTTTCATCTATTTGTTTCTTcatgtttttgtttatcccattcTCTTTGTGGTATTATATAATGATGCACAAATCAGAGCCAACATGTAAGTGACAGAAAtagaaaatatagttttttttacACTTGACCATTTAAAGTCTAAAGTCCACCATGCTCAGAGCCACCATGTTTTCAGTGAAGAGAAAATACCTTGTGGAAGTTTTACTTGTTACACAGCAACAATTCTACAGATCTAACTTGTGAACTGTTTCATCACATAGTTTGGCATAACTTATATTCTAGAATGTTGATACTGTATGCATTTTTAAATAGAATAACTTTTTGAACATTTATTTAGCACAAACTTAGCCAATATTCAATCAAGTTCAGACACCATTATTTTTGCCCTGTAAACATGCTTGGATGCATGCATTCTATGGTGTGTGTTTATAGTGAAATAAAAGTTGTACTTACTGCATATTAAATCATTCGTGGTTTCTCATCCAGTAAATAGGTTTGTTTTTCTCCTACCATAGAAGCCTGGTTTCTAACTTTGATTGATTATGGATCTTTATCTTTGTTACACGTTGCTACATTAAGCCCAGGGCTCACTTGAAAAATCATAAAATATttaatttgttttttttataaagCCCTTATACATCAGCAGAGTGCACAAAGTGCATATACCGAAACCCATCTTAAAAcaccaaagagcaagcaatgcagacgtagaagcactgtggctaggaaaaactccctagaaaggcaggaacctagaaagaaacctagagaggaaccaggctctgaggggtggccagtcttcttctggctgtgcccggtggagattataagagtacatgaccATTAAGGCCAAATcgttctccaagatgttcaaacgttcatagatgaccagcagggtcaaataataatcacagtggttgtagagggtgcaacaggtaaGCACCTCAGGAGTATATGTCAGTTGGCAAAAAAAAAGTTTTCCCAATGTGACTGATCCAGGTTAAATAAAGgatcaataaaataaaaacagattaCCAAATCAACGTACGATGTTTTACCACAACACTTTGAACATGATGTAACATTtcagaaaataaaaaatatacaatAATAAGAAATTAGGCATTCAGGTAATTGCAGTTTCAAATGAATGCAGCCCACTTTCCCACCTGAAGTATtctcactcaacacacacacacacaccacaggaggttggtgacactttaattggggaggatgggctcgtggtaat is part of the Coregonus clupeaformis isolate EN_2021a chromosome 28, ASM2061545v1, whole genome shotgun sequence genome and harbors:
- the LOC123482167 gene encoding angiopoietin-related protein 5-like, which produces MWNRIFFCGLVVCLICLTDQTQGQKTPLVVQGIDCTQIKILSPRATSGVYVIQPAGVTSPFKVYCEMLADGGWTVFQMRTGAEVLFNKMWAEYEQGFGHLQKDHWLGLSKVFALTKGGKGRRSTMRVDLWDFEGGTAFAEYSDFRLGRENEAYKLNVGAYRGNAGDAIRGKYAGIDQNGFGFSTTDKDNDGCSPCIFGDIAENTCSFSEGGGGWWYSRCGSASLNGDWHPAGEHIGWASGLHWETWKGPAPYSARASPMMIKSV